Proteins encoded within one genomic window of Granulicella pectinivorans:
- the lipB gene encoding lipoyl(octanoyl) transferase LipB, with protein sequence MHINLLSLGRIPFDEALAIQQRVIAARKAGAIADTLLLLEHPPVLTLGRNAHRSNILASDELLTSKGVVIHEINRGGDVTYHGPGQLIGYPIIDLRGDLPGKRGPHLGPVDFVRLLEEALIRTCGDFGVMTQRICKLTGVWTIAGGSIREKKIAAIGVHVSQGVTSHGFALNVTTDLRDFEWIVPCGISDRTVTSLEMEADAARLAPTMENALNVTARNLGRVFERQMLWVNSLDELLGTPEIAQTVR encoded by the coding sequence ATGCACATCAATCTGCTCTCCTTAGGCCGCATCCCCTTCGACGAAGCCCTTGCCATCCAGCAAAGGGTGATCGCCGCACGCAAGGCCGGGGCCATCGCCGACACGCTCCTCCTGCTCGAACACCCGCCCGTGCTCACCCTGGGCCGCAACGCGCATCGCTCCAACATCCTTGCCTCGGACGAACTGCTCACCAGCAAAGGGGTCGTCATCCACGAGATCAACCGCGGCGGCGACGTGACGTACCACGGCCCCGGACAGCTCATCGGATACCCCATCATCGACCTGCGCGGCGACCTGCCCGGCAAACGCGGGCCGCATCTCGGACCCGTGGACTTCGTCCGCCTGCTTGAAGAGGCGCTTATCCGCACCTGCGGCGACTTCGGCGTCATGACGCAGCGCATCTGCAAGCTCACCGGGGTATGGACGATCGCCGGCGGCAGCATCCGCGAGAAGAAGATCGCCGCCATCGGCGTTCACGTCTCGCAGGGCGTCACCTCGCACGGCTTCGCGCTCAACGTCACCACCGACCTGCGCGACTTCGAGTGGATTGTCCCCTGCGGCATCTCCGACCGCACCGTCACCAGCCTTGAGATGGAGGCGGACGCAGCCCGTCTTGCACCCACCATGGAGAACGCGCTCAACGTCACCGCCCGCAACCTCGGTCGCGTCTTTGAACGGCAGATGCTATGGGTCAACTCGCTCGACGAGTTGCTGGGCACGCCAGAAATCGCCCAAACCGTCCGGTAA
- the lpdA gene encoding dihydrolipoyl dehydrogenase yields MADTIFDLVVVGGGPAGYTCAIRAAQYGLKVALIEKTDLLGGTCLHWGCIPTKAMLFSAEIWDHIKHATKYGIDNVDQPKLNWANLLQRKNDIIVKHTKGLDFLMKKNKITVVRGHGRLTGPAKAGVFTVDVTAEDKATAGAGSALQTKTTVLGKKVVIATGSDARMLPGYKADQTILTNIEILSLPAMPKSLVVIGAGAVGVEFASVFKSFGADVTIIEALPRIVNVEDEDISKELTRLYKKRGIEIFTSSKVDKIDKTADGAVVTFTDSNGKQQTKTAEKVLVAVGRAPRTYDAGLDKVGITLDRGFISTNEWMETSEPGLYAIGDIVAGLPQLAHVGAMSGLVVAAKLSGKYARPVHRNRIPGCTYCDPQIGSVGLTEAQAKEKGYQVKVGKFPFVGNSKATIVDSHDGFVKVVSDAKYGEILGVHIIGPQATEIISECVTAIELEATVEAMMFTIHAHPTLAESLLDGFSSVEGMAVNV; encoded by the coding sequence TTGGCAGACACAATTTTTGACCTGGTCGTCGTGGGCGGCGGGCCCGCGGGCTACACCTGCGCGATTCGCGCCGCACAGTACGGATTGAAGGTCGCTCTCATCGAGAAGACGGACCTGCTCGGCGGAACATGCCTTCACTGGGGATGCATCCCCACCAAGGCGATGCTCTTCTCGGCCGAGATCTGGGACCACATCAAGCACGCCACCAAGTACGGCATCGACAACGTGGACCAGCCCAAGCTGAACTGGGCAAACCTGCTGCAGCGCAAGAACGACATCATCGTGAAGCACACCAAGGGTCTCGACTTCCTGATGAAGAAGAACAAGATCACGGTCGTGCGCGGACATGGCCGCCTGACCGGTCCGGCGAAGGCCGGTGTCTTCACCGTCGACGTGACGGCCGAGGACAAGGCCACGGCGGGTGCCGGTTCGGCTCTGCAGACCAAGACCACCGTGCTGGGCAAGAAGGTCGTGATCGCGACCGGCTCCGACGCGCGTATGCTGCCCGGCTACAAAGCCGACCAGACGATCCTGACCAACATTGAGATCCTGTCGCTGCCCGCGATGCCGAAGTCGCTGGTCGTCATCGGCGCAGGTGCCGTTGGCGTCGAGTTCGCCTCGGTCTTCAAGAGCTTTGGCGCGGACGTCACCATCATCGAGGCGCTGCCCCGCATCGTGAACGTCGAAGACGAGGACATCTCGAAGGAACTCACACGCCTCTACAAGAAGCGCGGCATTGAGATCTTCACCTCGTCGAAGGTGGACAAGATCGACAAGACCGCCGACGGCGCGGTCGTCACCTTTACCGATTCGAACGGCAAGCAGCAGACCAAGACTGCCGAGAAGGTTCTCGTCGCGGTAGGCCGTGCGCCACGCACCTACGACGCGGGTCTGGATAAGGTCGGCATCACGCTCGATCGCGGCTTCATCTCCACCAACGAGTGGATGGAGACGTCGGAGCCCGGCCTTTACGCGATCGGCGATATCGTCGCCGGTCTGCCGCAACTTGCGCACGTCGGTGCCATGTCGGGCCTGGTGGTCGCGGCCAAGCTGTCGGGCAAGTATGCCCGCCCCGTGCATCGCAATCGCATTCCGGGCTGCACGTACTGCGATCCGCAGATCGGGTCGGTGGGCCTCACCGAGGCGCAGGCCAAGGAGAAGGGCTACCAGGTGAAGGTGGGCAAGTTCCCATTCGTCGGCAACTCCAAGGCCACCATCGTCGATTCGCACGACGGCTTCGTGAAGGTGGTTTCGGATGCCAAGTACGGCGAGATCCTGGGAGTTCACATCATCGGACCGCAGGCGACGGAGATCATCTCCGAGTGCGTCACGGCGATCGAGCTCGAAGCGACCGTCGAGGCGATGATGTTCACCATCCACGCTCACCCAACGCTCGCCGAAAGCCTGCTTGACGGCTTCTCCAGCGTCGAGGGCATGGCCGTCAACGTGTAG
- the hemB gene encoding porphobilinogen synthase produces the protein MNFPQTRMRRLRKTEAMRSLVRETHLRPEALIYPLFICPGEGVRKPIRSMPGVFNLSVDEALKEAELAASLGVGGLLLFGLPAEKDELGTGAWAEDGIPQTALRAIKRQSSLKSLVTIADVCLCEYTSHGHCGVVQRDGDHYHIDNDPSVALLAKTAVSLAEAGADIVAPSDMMDGRIAAMREAMDEARLQDTPIMSYAAKFASAFYGPFREAADSAPQFGDRRSYQMDGANMREAMREIDQDIAEGADMLLMKPAMPYLDVIRAARERYDLPMGAYQVSGEYSMMHAAFERGWLEPERTMMESLLGIRRAGADFIVTYFALEAAKVLA, from the coding sequence ATGAACTTTCCTCAAACGCGGATGCGCCGTCTGCGCAAGACCGAAGCGATGCGGTCGCTCGTCCGCGAGACACACCTACGCCCCGAAGCCCTGATCTATCCGTTGTTCATCTGCCCCGGAGAGGGCGTGCGCAAGCCCATCCGTTCGATGCCGGGCGTCTTCAATCTTTCGGTCGACGAGGCCTTGAAAGAGGCGGAGCTGGCTGCGTCGCTGGGTGTGGGCGGGCTGCTGCTGTTTGGGCTGCCGGCGGAGAAGGATGAGCTTGGCACGGGTGCGTGGGCGGAAGACGGCATTCCGCAGACGGCTCTGCGCGCCATCAAGCGGCAGAGCAGCCTGAAATCGCTGGTCACCATCGCCGATGTGTGTCTCTGCGAGTACACCTCGCATGGGCATTGCGGCGTGGTGCAGAGGGATGGCGATCACTACCACATCGACAATGACCCTTCTGTGGCGCTGCTGGCGAAGACAGCGGTCTCACTCGCCGAGGCTGGGGCGGACATCGTTGCGCCCTCAGACATGATGGACGGCCGCATCGCCGCCATGCGAGAGGCCATGGATGAGGCTCGCCTGCAGGATACGCCGATCATGAGCTACGCCGCGAAGTTCGCCTCAGCGTTCTACGGGCCGTTCCGCGAGGCGGCCGATTCCGCTCCGCAGTTCGGCGACCGGCGCAGCTACCAGATGGACGGCGCCAATATGCGCGAAGCCATGCGGGAGATCGACCAGGACATCGCCGAGGGCGCGGACATGCTGCTGATGAAGCCAGCAATGCCGTACCTCGACGTGATTCGCGCGGCTCGTGAGCGCTACGACCTGCCCATGGGCGCATACCAGGTTTCGGGCGAATACTCCATGATGCACGCGGCGTTCGAGCGTGGCTGGCTGGAGCCGGAACGCACGATGATGGAGTCGCTGCTGGGCATCCGCAGGGCAGGCGCGGACTTTATCGTGACGTACTTTGCGCTGGAGGCGGCGAAGGTGCTGGCGTAG
- a CDS encoding endonuclease MutS2: protein MNPSNLLPLIPSPLAQSSSAALQWPMLREHIAGHTFSPLGRAWMLALEPSADLLWIETQQQRTDEWRRFLTRGGSFDFHGLFDPTALLEKGRIEGSALEGLEIRDLLEVVERVAAWRNLLTNAPAEGQRNWPGIVALSERLLGYDLANLLRMLRGKIEPDGSLSDDASPELRRIRRAMERQHRAIEESLRKALRSFSDGGSTQDELITVRGERFVIPVKAEFKRKVPGVIHGSSSTGQTVFVEPFETIEQNNELVRLLDEEQGEIHRILVAMTRALAADATPILLGTAILAEVEAHSARARFAQDLDCVRPRFSVPGAKPIPSGIKGVMDEPAAVGLSLKSARHPLLELRMRRDHRARQLEEGSDPTSSPGPTPLTLALEPEARQLIISGPNTGGKTVALKTTGLLALMAQAGIPVPANEAILPLFTGIYADIGDAQSIESNLSSFSAHIVNVNRIAAEATEDSLVLLDELGSATDPEEGAALAVAIAGHFLRLRTWCCITTHLTSLKVYAANNKGVLNAAVGFNQQTLTPTYELRLGVPGASAGLNIASRLGLAPDILAEARAQMTTQTADIGAFLDQLHEQLAAAQTERLALRQREQELTRERLRVETEGRAEQKQRTRELEKKLHTLLEDFAYQLKETVKSIDDKKAAQKLSRDSDLRMSRLRREFSEQFNSTVVAHTTGADKNDPHAVPHQPKGIKVGDLVKLKSLGRQARVDRLIDARTYEVSIGPMKMRATIEDIAEVETVKAVTPLEAAKRRGGITVSTKNEDLDYTPSEINVIGRTADEAQQEVERYLDRAFLAGLPRIRIVHGTGMGILRRTLRDYLKSHPHVATFSEPAQNMGGQGATEVELRQ from the coding sequence GTGAACCCGTCGAACCTGCTTCCCCTGATCCCGTCCCCGCTTGCCCAATCCAGCTCCGCCGCCCTGCAGTGGCCTATGCTGCGCGAACATATCGCCGGCCACACCTTTTCGCCGCTCGGCCGCGCCTGGATGCTCGCGCTCGAGCCCAGCGCGGACCTCCTCTGGATCGAAACCCAGCAGCAGCGCACCGACGAGTGGCGGCGCTTCCTCACGCGCGGCGGCAGCTTCGACTTCCACGGCCTCTTCGACCCCACGGCGCTGCTCGAAAAGGGTCGTATCGAAGGATCCGCGCTCGAAGGCCTCGAAATCCGCGATCTCCTCGAAGTCGTGGAGCGCGTAGCCGCCTGGCGCAACCTCCTCACCAACGCCCCCGCCGAAGGACAGCGCAACTGGCCCGGCATCGTCGCCCTCTCGGAGCGCCTGCTCGGCTACGATCTTGCCAACCTCCTCCGCATGCTGCGCGGCAAGATCGAGCCCGATGGCTCCCTCTCCGACGACGCCAGCCCCGAGCTACGCCGCATCCGCCGCGCCATGGAGCGCCAGCACCGCGCCATCGAAGAGAGCCTCCGCAAGGCGCTCCGCAGCTTCTCCGACGGAGGTTCCACACAGGACGAGCTCATTACGGTCCGTGGCGAGCGCTTCGTCATCCCCGTCAAGGCGGAGTTCAAGCGGAAGGTCCCCGGCGTCATCCACGGCTCATCGTCCACAGGTCAAACCGTCTTCGTGGAGCCCTTCGAGACCATCGAGCAGAACAACGAGCTCGTCCGCCTGCTCGACGAAGAGCAGGGCGAGATTCACCGCATCCTCGTCGCCATGACCCGCGCCCTCGCCGCCGATGCCACGCCCATCCTGCTCGGCACAGCCATCCTCGCTGAGGTCGAGGCACACTCCGCCCGTGCTCGCTTCGCACAGGATCTCGACTGCGTCCGCCCGCGCTTCAGCGTGCCCGGCGCCAAGCCCATTCCATCCGGCATCAAGGGCGTCATGGACGAGCCCGCCGCCGTCGGCCTCTCGCTCAAGTCCGCCCGCCACCCTCTGCTCGAACTCCGTATGCGCCGCGACCATCGCGCCCGCCAGCTCGAAGAGGGAAGTGACCCAACTTCCTCACCCGGTCCCACGCCCCTCACCCTCGCGCTCGAGCCCGAGGCCCGCCAGCTCATCATCTCCGGCCCCAACACAGGCGGCAAAACGGTAGCCCTCAAGACCACCGGCCTCCTCGCTCTCATGGCCCAGGCCGGCATTCCCGTGCCCGCCAACGAGGCGATCCTGCCTCTCTTCACCGGCATCTACGCCGACATCGGCGACGCGCAGTCCATCGAATCGAACCTGTCCAGCTTCTCCGCGCACATCGTCAACGTCAACCGCATCGCCGCCGAGGCCACCGAAGACTCCCTCGTCCTGCTCGACGAGCTAGGCTCAGCCACCGACCCCGAAGAGGGCGCAGCCCTCGCGGTCGCCATCGCCGGACACTTCCTGCGCCTGCGTACCTGGTGCTGCATCACGACTCACCTCACCTCGCTCAAGGTCTATGCGGCGAATAACAAGGGCGTCCTCAACGCAGCCGTCGGCTTCAACCAGCAGACCCTCACCCCCACCTACGAACTCCGCCTCGGCGTCCCTGGAGCCTCCGCAGGCCTCAACATCGCCTCCCGCCTCGGCCTCGCGCCCGACATCCTCGCCGAAGCCCGCGCCCAGATGACCACGCAGACCGCGGACATTGGCGCCTTCCTCGACCAGCTCCACGAGCAGCTCGCCGCCGCCCAGACCGAGCGCCTCGCCCTCCGCCAGCGCGAACAGGAACTCACGCGCGAACGCCTCCGCGTCGAAACCGAGGGCCGCGCCGAGCAGAAGCAGCGCACCCGCGAGCTCGAAAAGAAGCTCCACACCCTGCTCGAAGACTTCGCCTACCAGCTCAAGGAGACCGTCAAGAGTATCGACGATAAGAAGGCCGCGCAAAAGCTCTCACGCGACTCCGATTTGCGCATGTCCCGCCTGCGCCGCGAGTTCTCCGAGCAATTCAACTCAACCGTCGTCGCCCACACCACCGGAGCCGACAAGAACGACCCGCACGCCGTCCCGCACCAGCCCAAGGGCATCAAGGTCGGAGATTTGGTGAAGCTGAAGAGCCTCGGCCGCCAGGCCCGCGTAGACCGTCTCATCGACGCCCGTACGTACGAGGTCTCGATTGGCCCTATGAAGATGCGCGCCACCATCGAAGACATCGCCGAGGTCGAAACCGTCAAGGCCGTCACGCCCCTCGAAGCCGCCAAGCGTCGCGGCGGCATCACCGTCTCCACCAAGAACGAGGATCTCGACTACACCCCGTCCGAGATCAACGTCATCGGCCGCACCGCCGACGAGGCCCAGCAGGAGGTCGAGCGCTACCTCGACCGCGCCTTCCTCGCCGGCCTGCCAAGAATCCGCATCGTCCACGGCACCGGCATGGGCATCCTCCGCCGCACGCTGCGCGACTACCTCAAGAGCCACCCCCACGTAGCCACCTTCTCCGAACCCGCGCAGAACATGGGCGGCCAGGGTGCCACCGAGGTTGAACTACGCCAGTGA
- the purK gene encoding 5-(carboxyamino)imidazole ribonucleotide synthase, with translation MSRNEPRPLLPGATIGILGGGQLGRMIAMAARAMGYRILVLDPDPGAPARFVVDGHIEAGWDDSRGAANLARGCDVVTLEIEQIAPRSMEAAASFCPVRPGGAMLAVIQDRIEQKDWLRKHGFPVGEYRAVRSLEQVREAIGELGGACFCKSAQGGYDGRGQGKTSTGSEEEVLGAWEALGEGPGVVEKAVELEREISVMVARSPSGEVKVYPAAWNHHERQILSWSVIPAPIPPSMEEEARKIAYEIADTFQLEGLLAVEMFVTAGGKLLVNELAPRPHNSYHQSERACVTSQFEQCVRAVCDLPLGDVDVVQPAAIANLLGDVWLDEKGAHREPHFDRALAVPGVRVVLYEKLKPRKGRKMGHLSAVGATPDEAVERVLRAKAAL, from the coding sequence ATGAGCAGGAATGAGCCGAGGCCTTTGCTGCCCGGGGCGACGATTGGGATTCTGGGTGGTGGACAGTTGGGGCGGATGATCGCCATGGCGGCACGGGCGATGGGGTACCGGATTCTGGTGCTCGATCCGGATCCGGGGGCTCCGGCACGGTTTGTGGTGGATGGGCATATCGAGGCGGGTTGGGATGACAGCCGCGGGGCTGCGAACCTGGCGCGTGGGTGCGATGTGGTGACGCTGGAGATCGAGCAGATCGCTCCGCGGAGCATGGAGGCGGCGGCTAGTTTTTGCCCGGTGCGGCCGGGTGGGGCGATGCTGGCGGTGATCCAGGACAGGATTGAGCAGAAGGACTGGCTGCGGAAACATGGGTTTCCGGTGGGTGAGTATCGTGCAGTGCGGTCGTTGGAGCAGGTGAGAGAGGCCATCGGGGAGTTGGGTGGGGCTTGTTTTTGTAAGAGCGCGCAGGGTGGGTATGACGGGCGCGGGCAGGGGAAGACTTCGACGGGGTCGGAGGAAGAGGTTCTGGGGGCGTGGGAGGCTCTGGGTGAGGGGCCGGGCGTCGTCGAAAAGGCTGTGGAGCTGGAGCGGGAGATCAGCGTGATGGTAGCGCGGAGCCCGAGCGGTGAGGTGAAGGTGTATCCGGCGGCATGGAACCACCATGAACGGCAGATTCTGAGCTGGAGCGTGATTCCGGCACCGATTCCCCCCTCGATGGAAGAGGAGGCTCGGAAGATCGCGTATGAGATCGCCGATACGTTCCAACTGGAAGGGCTGCTGGCGGTGGAGATGTTTGTGACGGCGGGGGGGAAGCTGCTGGTGAATGAGCTCGCGCCGCGTCCCCACAATAGCTATCACCAGAGCGAGCGGGCCTGTGTGACGAGCCAGTTCGAGCAGTGTGTGCGGGCGGTGTGCGACCTGCCGCTGGGCGACGTGGATGTGGTGCAGCCGGCGGCGATTGCGAATCTGCTGGGGGATGTTTGGCTGGATGAGAAGGGTGCGCATCGCGAGCCGCATTTCGATCGGGCGCTGGCGGTGCCTGGGGTGAGGGTTGTCCTATATGAGAAGCTGAAGCCACGTAAAGGGCGGAAGATGGGGCATCTGAGCGCGGTGGGGGCTACTCCGGATGAGGCGGTGGAGAGGGTGCTTCGGGCCAAGGCTGCGCTTTAG
- the purE gene encoding 5-(carboxyamino)imidazole ribonucleotide mutase, which translates to MSAEPLVGVVMGSKSDYSVMERAVEMLREFGVAHEVRVVSAHRTPDLLFEYAEAAAGRGLRVVIAGAGGAAHLPGMMAAKTVVPVLGVPIAATALQGMDALLSIAQMPKGVPVGTMAIGAAGAANAALLAVAILGTTDAALQAKLVSWREARRDEVLAQEIV; encoded by the coding sequence ATGAGCGCGGAGCCGTTGGTGGGTGTGGTGATGGGCAGCAAGAGCGATTACTCCGTGATGGAGCGCGCGGTGGAGATGCTGCGGGAGTTCGGCGTGGCGCATGAGGTCCGGGTGGTGAGCGCGCACAGGACTCCGGATCTGCTGTTTGAGTATGCCGAGGCGGCTGCCGGGCGCGGGTTGCGCGTGGTGATTGCGGGTGCTGGCGGCGCGGCGCATCTGCCTGGGATGATGGCGGCGAAGACCGTGGTGCCGGTGCTTGGTGTTCCGATTGCGGCGACCGCGCTGCAGGGGATGGATGCGCTGTTGTCGATTGCGCAGATGCCCAAGGGCGTGCCGGTGGGGACGATGGCGATTGGTGCGGCGGGCGCGGCGAATGCGGCTCTGCTGGCGGTGGCGATTCTGGGAACGACGGATGCGGCTTTGCAGGCGAAGCTGGTGAGCTGGCGCGAGGCACGGCGGGATGAAGTGCTGGCGCAGGAGATTGTATGA
- a CDS encoding phage portal protein, producing the protein MGWIERVRGIFQTKVEPVRKTAMLPSILTPYGGARQGQSVMKMTPANLRRFAETPVARRAINVVKDRIASMDWQVRVRRGYVTGEVTDADARLKALRIALEEPNAGDSFRTLFEQVLEDVLVGGFGAVEMELTGDAAQPFRLWPVDGATIQVDESWDGDAAKPRYAQATGRVGKDALVPLLDDELMYVRLNPRTHTPFGLGRLEVAFETVNQLLGATRYAGRLASNSVVQYALWLNEATPEQHERLIHWWQDEIEGTGKVPILSSEQKPEVLRFAGGTDADLHLQWQEFLLRMIANAFDLPPMLLGVTQDVNKASAAELAEEAFQSAIVPVAKLIAEHITRDVFGKRLGWREFEFVFNDLEARDPMTELSVQTQLLEAGVLTVAEVRSMRGLPALKAKRGAA; encoded by the coding sequence ATGGGTTGGATCGAGCGGGTTCGGGGGATATTTCAAACGAAGGTGGAGCCAGTGCGCAAGACGGCGATGCTGCCCTCCATCCTGACGCCGTACGGCGGTGCGCGGCAGGGGCAGAGCGTGATGAAGATGACGCCGGCAAACCTGCGGCGGTTCGCGGAGACGCCGGTGGCGCGGCGGGCGATCAATGTCGTAAAGGACAGGATCGCGAGCATGGATTGGCAGGTGAGGGTGCGGCGTGGATATGTCACTGGCGAGGTAACCGACGCGGATGCGCGTCTGAAGGCGCTGCGGATTGCGCTGGAGGAGCCGAACGCAGGAGACAGCTTTCGGACGCTGTTCGAGCAGGTGCTGGAGGATGTGCTGGTCGGCGGATTTGGCGCGGTGGAGATGGAGTTGACCGGGGATGCGGCGCAGCCGTTCCGGTTGTGGCCGGTGGATGGGGCGACGATCCAGGTGGATGAGAGCTGGGATGGGGATGCCGCGAAGCCTCGGTACGCGCAGGCTACCGGGCGTGTGGGCAAGGATGCGTTGGTGCCTCTGCTGGATGACGAGCTGATGTATGTGCGGCTGAATCCGCGGACGCATACGCCGTTCGGGCTGGGGCGGCTGGAGGTTGCATTTGAGACGGTGAACCAGTTGCTGGGGGCTACGCGGTATGCGGGACGGCTGGCGTCGAACTCGGTGGTGCAGTATGCGCTGTGGTTGAACGAGGCTACGCCGGAGCAGCATGAGCGGCTGATTCACTGGTGGCAGGATGAGATCGAGGGCACGGGGAAGGTGCCGATTCTGAGCTCGGAGCAGAAGCCGGAGGTGCTGCGGTTTGCAGGAGGGACGGATGCGGATCTTCACCTGCAGTGGCAGGAGTTTCTGCTGCGGATGATTGCGAATGCGTTCGACCTGCCGCCGATGCTGCTGGGGGTGACGCAGGACGTGAACAAGGCCTCTGCAGCGGAGCTGGCGGAGGAGGCGTTTCAGTCGGCGATCGTTCCGGTGGCCAAGCTGATCGCAGAGCACATTACGCGGGATGTGTTTGGGAAGAGGCTGGGTTGGCGGGAGTTTGAGTTCGTCTTCAACGACCTGGAGGCGCGGGATCCGATGACGGAGCTTTCGGTGCAGACGCAGTTGCTGGAGGCCGGGGTGTTGACGGTGGCGGAGGTGAGGTCGATGCGTGGGCTGCCTGCGTTGAAGGCGAAGCGGGGTGCGGCTTGA
- a CDS encoding DUF3037 domain-containing protein, which produces MGERVPCEFFLIRYVPDVVKGEFTNIGVVLREATGGGESLVRFTRDWSRVRCMDADADIGLLEGLEGEIASRLAVGVSAKDPKAVMEVLEDSLSNSLQMSPAGACLAENMASEMELLMRMYVEPLRVARPRTKTGRAAIAGAMRTEFERAGVWGLMRKRIGASMYTRAGDPMRIDCGYRATELVRMFQAVSLEGDVEGAKGLAYSAASLREGVGRVEGVSLELTAVVEPLREVSELEDEAMERYRFGVEAMEREAIRVVTVNDLARAAATARMELQV; this is translated from the coding sequence TTGGGCGAGCGGGTTCCGTGTGAGTTCTTCCTGATCCGGTATGTGCCGGATGTGGTGAAGGGCGAGTTCACCAACATCGGCGTGGTGCTGCGTGAGGCCACGGGCGGTGGGGAGAGCCTTGTGCGGTTTACGCGGGACTGGTCGCGGGTGCGGTGCATGGATGCGGATGCGGATATCGGGTTGCTGGAGGGGCTGGAGGGGGAGATTGCTTCGCGTTTGGCTGTGGGGGTGAGTGCAAAGGACCCGAAGGCCGTGATGGAAGTGCTGGAGGACTCGCTTTCGAACTCGCTGCAGATGTCGCCGGCAGGGGCGTGTCTCGCGGAGAATATGGCGAGCGAGATGGAGCTGCTGATGCGGATGTATGTGGAGCCTTTGCGGGTGGCTCGTCCGCGCACGAAGACGGGGCGGGCGGCGATTGCGGGGGCGATGCGGACTGAGTTCGAGCGGGCCGGGGTTTGGGGGTTGATGCGCAAGAGGATTGGCGCTTCGATGTATACGCGTGCGGGGGATCCGATGCGGATCGATTGCGGGTATCGGGCTACGGAGCTGGTGCGGATGTTTCAGGCGGTTTCTCTGGAGGGCGATGTGGAGGGGGCCAAGGGGTTGGCTTATTCGGCGGCTTCGCTGCGTGAGGGTGTGGGGCGGGTGGAGGGGGTTTCGCTGGAGTTGACTGCGGTGGTTGAGCCTTTGCGGGAGGTTTCGGAGCTGGAGGATGAGGCGATGGAGCGGTACCGGTTTGGGGTGGAGGCGATGGAGCGGGAGGCGATTCGGGTGGTGACGGTGAACGACCTGGCGAGAGCGGCGGCGACGGCGAGGATGGAGCTGCAGGTTTAG
- a CDS encoding HipA family kinase: protein MLAVQAIRRMRGGAQSQLMLGADGKLWVVKFQNNPQHLRVLANELIASRLAAAAGLTVPVCDVVEVTPWLVEHSAGMVIDLGKGQRLRCAAGLQFGSAFVGGMMPGQVVDYLPEQQMDEVRNLAEFAGILALDKWAGNCNGRQAVYEKKPRERKYRAHFVDQGYCFNAGDWTFPDSPLRGVFARNMVYRGVTGWGSFEPWLTKIEEMGAEVLWEIAEGVPPEWYGGDLATIERLMETMLVRRGRVRELIGSFRDSNREPFPNWVANTRVVVPRQFEDLGNMGKFLM from the coding sequence GTGTTGGCGGTACAGGCGATTCGTCGGATGCGGGGTGGGGCGCAGAGCCAGTTGATGCTGGGGGCGGATGGGAAGCTCTGGGTCGTCAAGTTTCAGAACAATCCGCAGCATCTGCGGGTGCTGGCGAATGAACTGATCGCTTCGCGGCTGGCGGCGGCAGCGGGGTTGACCGTGCCGGTGTGCGATGTGGTCGAGGTGACGCCCTGGCTGGTGGAACATAGCGCGGGAATGGTGATCGACCTGGGCAAGGGGCAGAGGCTGCGGTGCGCGGCGGGGTTGCAGTTTGGCAGTGCGTTTGTCGGCGGGATGATGCCGGGGCAGGTGGTGGACTATCTGCCGGAGCAGCAGATGGACGAGGTGCGGAACCTGGCGGAGTTCGCGGGGATTCTGGCGCTGGACAAGTGGGCGGGCAACTGCAACGGGCGGCAGGCGGTGTATGAGAAGAAGCCCCGGGAGAGGAAGTATCGGGCGCATTTTGTCGATCAGGGATACTGCTTCAATGCGGGGGACTGGACCTTTCCGGACTCGCCGCTGCGGGGGGTGTTTGCGCGGAACATGGTGTATCGCGGGGTGACTGGATGGGGGAGCTTTGAGCCCTGGCTGACGAAGATCGAAGAGATGGGGGCGGAGGTGCTTTGGGAGATTGCCGAGGGAGTTCCGCCGGAGTGGTACGGTGGGGATCTTGCGACGATCGAGCGGCTGATGGAGACGATGCTGGTGCGGCGGGGGCGCGTGCGGGAGTTGATTGGGTCGTTTCGGGATTCAAATCGGGAGCCATTCCCGAATTGGGTTGCGAATACGCGGGTGGTGGTGCCCCGGCAGTTTGAAGACCTGGGGAATATGGGCAAGTTTTTGATGTAG